From Magnolia sinica isolate HGM2019 chromosome 13, MsV1, whole genome shotgun sequence, one genomic window encodes:
- the LOC131224134 gene encoding carotenoid 9,10(9',10')-cleavage dioxygenase-like has protein sequence MDALVDSMFKFVEQPMLLQGNFAPVNEIGETVVVPSIEGEIPKDFPEGVYIRNGPNPIFADKTAAISIFGKSTLLWFEGDGMLHATYFSKDERENWVVTYKNRYVEAETFMVEKEKKKALFLPATEGDSSAVVAAYILNLLRFGKVNKDLNNTNLFKHAGKVYSITENHMPYEVDVSNLETLNDWELKDAWNRPFTSHPKVYMKTGEMVAMGIDAKKPYYVLGIISADGKKLIHKVDLKFEKSTLSHDLGVTENYNIIIDYPLIIDVGRLIRGGSLIKYERDQRARIGVMPRYGDVESVIWFSIKNHCTFHIINSFEEGDEVVVIGCRAIGSIFPGPDHGTNKQEWFRRAFRPVSAVTEGFDPSVDGVVFPRPYEWRLNVKTGAVKEGYLTGTNFAMDFPTINDTFMGMKNKYCYTQVLDSVQSSKTGLSAFNLFAKLYFEERKKPVIKEGEDWIKVEYHVLEENQFCSGLHFIPKPGGIDEDDGSHN, from the exons GGAAATTTTGCACCAGTCAATGAAATTGGCGAAACAGTGGTAGTTCCAAGTATTGAAGGAGAGATTCCAAAGGACTTCCCTGAAGGTGTTTATATAAGAAATG GtccaaatcccatttttgcaGATAAAACAGCAGCGATATCGATATTCGGAAAATCCACTTTGTTATGGTTTGAGGGAGATGGGATGCTTCATGCCACTTACTTTAGCAAAGACGAGAGAGAAAACTGGGTTGTTACATACAAAAACAGATATGTGGAAGCTGAAACATTCATggtagagaaggagaagaaaaaagccTTATTTCTTCCAGCAACAGAAGGCGACTCTTCTGCTGTTGTAGCTGCCTATATACTCAACCTG CTGAGATTTGGCAAAGTAAACAAGGACTTGAACAACACCAACTTGTTCAAGCATGCAGGGAAGGTTTATTCCATTACAGAGAACCATATGCCATATGAGGTTGATGTCTCCAATCTGGAAACATTGAATGATTGGGAGTTGAAGGATGCTTGGAATCGCCCCTTTACAAGTCATCCAAAGGTTT ATATGAAGACTGGAGAGATGGTCGCCATGGGCATAGATGCTAAGAAGCCATACTATGTTTTAGGCATAATATCAG CAGACGGGAAGAAACTGATTCACAAGGTTGACCTGAAGTTTGAGAAAAGCACCCTTTCTCATGATTTGGGTGTCACAGAAAA CTACAACATTATCATTGATTACCCTCTGATAATAGACGTCGGCAGACTTATCAGAGGTGGCTC ATTAATCAAATACGAGAGAGATCAGAGAGCACGAATTGGAGTCATGCCTCGATACGGTGATGTAGAGTCTGTTATCTGGTTCAGCATAAAAAACCATTGCACTTTCCACATCATCAATTCCTTTGAGGAAGGAGACGAG GTGGTTGTGATAGGGTGTCGAGCAATTGGTTCCATCTTCCCAGGCCCAGATCATGGAACTAATAAACAAGAATGGTTTAGAAGAGCCTTCAGGCCAGTATCAGCTGTAACCGAAGGATTTGACCCTTCTGTCGATGGAGTAGTATTTCCCCGTCCCTATGAGTGGAGATTGAATGTGAAAACTGGTGCAGTAAAAGAAGGTTATCTCACAGGGACAAACTTTGCCATGGATTTCCCTACAATCAATGACACATTCATGGGTATGAAGAACAAGTATTGCTATACCCAAGTTTTGGATTCAGTACAAAGCTCTAAAACAG GGTTATCTGCGTTTAACTTGTTTGCGAAGCTATACTTTGAAGAACGAAAGAAGCCTGTGATCAAG GAGGGAGAAGATTGGATAAAGGTAGAATATCATGTCCTGGAGGAAAACCAGTTCTGTTCTGGTCTTCACTTCATTCCAAAACCTGGAGGCATTGATGAAGACGATG GTTCACATAATTGA